A genomic stretch from Pectinophora gossypiella chromosome 13, ilPecGoss1.1, whole genome shotgun sequence includes:
- the LOC126371727 gene encoding uncharacterized protein LOC126371727, with protein sequence MSWRAKEETVQRWIESYPELMYESTNHTIYCTKCETNIGCRKSTIKRHVEGVVHKGTPSMSPNDFLFDFIEFLILCNIPWAQVENPSFKNFFQKYMCCACSNRKKLPSESILRKKYLDEIYAKKLATIHSEIVDEKIWISLDETTDFLGRYVVHFLVKPLNSTASKKVYLIACKVLENINGKTISQFVIDCLKNLWGDSYEDKVESVLLLCTDSVAYMLTAGRVLKQHFPNMKHVTCLAHALHRVAEKIRSEYPDVDTLIANGKKIFLKSPSRVKLLKDMYPNLPLPPQPIITRWGTWLAAASYYVKYFDEIKHILTCLRSSEAVSIKNAKNIINKDNIRNDLNFIDENFKIIQIALTNLQKRDRSVVESFQIFDEVRSVVNWSMSSPIQNKLEAVISRNPDIDIIRTFSEQIASGSATDDILIWKFAPLTSVEVERTFSTYKWILNVKRNRLKLANMEKIIVIYFNSTENENAISNVEEIDSENEDDD encoded by the coding sequence ATGAGTTGGCGAGCAAAGGAAGAGACTGTTCAACGCTGGATTGAATCCTATCCTGAACTGATGTACGAGTCCACAAATCATACAATTTACTGTACGAAATGTGAGACTAACATCGGATGTCGAAAGAGCACCATCAAGAGACATGTTGAGGGAGTTGTGCATAAGGGAACACCGTCGATGTCTccaaatgattttttatttgattttatagagTTCCTTATTCTCTGTAATATTCCGTGGGCACAAGTTGAAAACccatcttttaaaaacttttttcaaaaatacatgTGCTGCGCTTGTTCTAATCGAAAAAAGCTGCCCAGTGAATCAAtactcagaaaaaaatatttggacgAAATTTATGCAAAGAAGCTTGCTACAATACACAGCGAGATTGTGGACGAAAAAATATGGATTTCATTGGATGAAACTACTGATTTCTTAGGAAGATATGTAGTGCACTTTTTGGTCAAACCTTTGAACTCTACAGCATCAAAAAAAGTTTACCTAATAGCTTGTAAAGTATTAGAAAATAttaatggaaaaacaatttctcAGTTTGTcattgattgtttgaaaaatctgTGGGGTGACTCCTATGAAGATAAAGTGGAAAGTGTTCTTTTGTTATGTACAGACAGTGTTGCGTACATGTTGACAGCGGGGCGAgttttaaaacaacattttccGAACATGAAGCATGTCACTTGTTTAGCTCATGCTCTCCATCGGGTAGCAGAAAAAATACGTTCTGAATATCCGGATGTAGACACACTGATTGCCAACGGAAAGaaaatttttttgaagtctcCCAGTAGAGTAAAATTGTTAAAAGACATGTATCCCAATTTACCGTTGCCACCTCAACCAATAATAACACGGTGGGGCACTTGGCTTGCAGCAGCCTCTTATTATGTGAAATATTTTGAcgaaattaaacatattttgacaTGTTTGAGAAGTTCAGAAGCAGTCTCAATAAAAAAtgcgaaaaatattattaataaagacaatattcgaaatgatttaaatttcatcgacgaaaattttaaaataatacaaatagcgttgacaaatttacaaaaacgcGATAGATCCGTAGTCGAAtcatttcaaatatttgatGAAGTAAGGTCAGTAGTAAATTGGAGTATGAGTTCacctatacaaaataaattagaagcagTCATATCTCGCAATCCGGATATTGATATTATCAGGACGTTTTCAGAACAAATCGCAAGCGGTTCAGCAACTGACgatattttaatttggaaatTTGCCCCGCTGACATCAGTAGAAGTTGAACGGACGTTTTCGACATATAAATGGATATtaaatgttaaaagaaatagattaaagttggcaaatatggaaaagattatcgtaatttatttcaattccacAGAAAACGAAAATGCTATTTCAAATGTTGAAGAAATTgatagtgaaaatgaagatgacGATTGA